The DNA region CCACGTAGAGCCCCGGCAGGGTTGATAGCCCCGCCAGTATCCAGTCGTAGAGGGGCACCCGATCCATGGGGGACCTCCTGCCCATGGGATAGAAGACGAAGGCCAAGGGCATAACCATGGCCAGGTGCAGGTTCCTCTGCAGGTAGGCCTCGAAGGCACCGAAGACGGAGGTGTAAACGTGAAACAGCCCCAACCCTAGGACGTACAGGTACATGAACTTGCCGATCAAGCCGTCAAGACGTCTCATGTTGCAAACATCACCCCCACAAAGGCGTAGATACTCGAAGGCGGCGGGGCATGAGCTCCGCCGCCGGTCCGAAACTCGGTGATACGGGGCCTACTTGGCCTCCTTCCAGAAGCGCACCGCCCCCGGATGGGCCGGAACCCCCTTGGGGATCGCCTCCTTGGGGTTAAGCTCCTTCATGTCCTGGACCGCCTTGGCCAGGTTGTCCTTGTTCTTCCAGAGGGCCTTGCACAGCTCGTAAACCAGGTTCTCCGGCAAGTCCTTCCTTATGACCACACAGGTATAGTCCCCCACGGTCTTCACCGGCTTGGTGACGCTCTTGTATATGCCGGGGTTTATGGTGAAGGTCTCGGTGCCGTAGGCGTCGGACAGGGCCTTCAGGGCATCGTCGTCCACCGGGAGGATCACCACGTTGGTGTTGCTCTCGATGTTCATCACTATGGAGGCCACCTTGCCCACCGAGAAGGCGAACATGTCTATGTGGTTGTCCGCCAGAAGGTCCGCTCCCCCGTCGTAGGAGGCGAACTCCACGGAGCCACCCATCTTCTTTATGTCCTTATAGGTTACCCCATAGCCCTTCATGAACAGGGACTTGACCACGAACTCCGATGCGGTGCCGGGCTTCAACGTGGCCATCCTCACCGGCACCTTCTTGCGGAATACGTCACCCAGCTTGGTTATGCCGTGCTTCTGAGCGAAGTCCTTCCGCATGATGAAGTAGGTGTACTGGGTGTACAGGTTGGCCATGACAACCGCGTTCTTGACAGGACGGCCCAGGAAGTCCTGCTCCCCCTTGATGGCCGCACCCAGCAGGGAGGTCACCGAGAAGCCCAGGTCCCCCTTCTTGGTGTCCGCATTTATTATGTTGGCCACCCCGCCTCCGGAGCTACTGGTGGTCTGAAGCACCTCCCGGCTCCACATGTCCGCAAAGGCGTTACCCAGGGCGAACCAGTTACCCCCGGGAGGTCCCGCCATGAACTTCAGCTGCGAGGGCCACCCCGCCTTGGGAGCCGGGGCCGCGAAGACAGCCGAAACGGCCCCAACCACCAGGGCCAGGGCAAACAACGAAACAACCAATCGCCTCATGCTCAACACCACCTCCTATGATTTCGAACACCCGGTTCGAACCGCGAATAAAGTATATCACTTCACAATCCGTAACCGGGCTTTTAGACTAACATATCAACGCCCTTCTGCCGCTATGTGCCGTCATATAGATATACAAAACCATATTTGCCGGGTTATCCAAGGCAAAATTCTCGAAACAGGATAAAAGCAACTAAACCTATCTCCTCCAGGTCTCGGGGAAGAAGAGCAGCATCACCGTGTAGAGCTCCAGCCTGCCCATGAGCATGAGAAGCGACAGGACCCACTTCCCAAGCTGGGGGATCTCCGCGTAGTTCCTCATGGGTCCCACGCCCCCGAGACCGGGACCTATGTTCCCCAGGGTGGCGGCCACGCTGGACATGGCGGTGATAATGTCCAGGTCCATGGCGGCCATCGCCAGGGTGCCCAGCATGAACAGCCCCATGTACAGCACGAAGAAGGAGGTTACGGAGGCTATCACGTCCTTCCCGACCACCTTGCCCCCCACCCTAACGTGGACCACCGCGTTGGGGTGAAGTATCGAGTAGAGTCCCGCCCTCACGTGCCTGGCAAGCACCAGGATCCTAAGGTTCTTCATCCCACCGCCGGTGGATCCCGCGCACCCCCCCACGAACATGAGCAGAAGCAGCAGGAACCTGATCGACGAGGGCCACAGGTCGAAATCGGCGGTCACGTAGCCAGTGGTGGTCATTATGCTCACCACCTGGAAGGTGCCGAACCTGAGGGCATCCAGGGGAGAGCCGTAGACCCCCCTCAGCAACAACACTCCGGACACCACCAGGGCGGACACCAGGGTTATGCCCCCGTAGAGCTTGAACTCCTCGTCCCGGAGCATCACGGACCACCTACCGGTAAGGATCCGGTAGTGGAGGGCGAAGTTCACCCCCGCAAGGAACATGAAGACCGTTATGACCCAGTCGAAGTAGGCGGAGTCGTACTGGCCTATGCTCTTGTTTAGGGGGGAGAAGCCCCCGGTGGCCATGGTGCCGAAGGTATGTGTCAGGGCCTCGAAGAGCCCCATGCCCCCCGCCATCAGGAACAGGAGCTGAAGCCCGGAGAGCAGCACGTAGACCCCCCATAGGTAAAGGGCGGTCTGCTGGATCCGGGGTGTCATCTTCTCCTTTATGGGGCCCGGCACCTCCGCCTTGTAGAGCTGCATGCCCCCCACGCCCAGGAAAGGTAGTATCGCCAGACTGAGGACGATTATCCCCATCCCCCCCAGCCAGTGGGTCAGGTTCCGCCAGAAGAGGATGCCCCGGGGGTTGGCCTCTATGTCGGAGATGACCGAGGCTCCGGTGGTGGTGAACCCCGATATGGCCTCGAAGAAGGCGTCCGCGAAGGTGGGCACCGTGCCGGACAGCAGGAACGGGAGCGCCCCTATCCCGGAGGCCAGGATCCAGGACAGGGACACCACCGCGAACCCGTCCTTTATCCCCAGCTCCCGGTACTGGCACCCCCTGCCCCACAGGTACAGCACCCCCGACACCCCAAGGCCTATCCCGATGGAGGCCACGAAGGGCCACCGGTCCCTGGAACCGTCGTAGAGGGCCCACAGGAGGGGCCACAGCATCGAAAGGGATACGATGCCCCCCATCAGGGAGAGGACCCGGGCCACCAAACGAGGCCGCACCGCTAGTTCACCCCCAGGTAACGGATCGCATCGTCCATCATGTCCGCGGTGGCGAAGACTATGACCCGGTCCCCTGGCATTAGAATCGAGCTTCCCACCGGCACGAAAACGTGTCCCCGCCTCTCGGCCAGGGCCACGATGATCCCCTTCGGAAGCCCCAGGTCAATTATGGGGCGCCCCACCGCCGGGCTGTCCTCCGGCAGGACCGCCTCGAACATCTCCGCGTCGATCTTGTCGATGATGGACAGCACCCCGGAGCCGCCGGGGTAGCGGGCGTGCCGCAGGATCAGGGAGGCCAGGGCGCTGTTGGGGTTCACGATGGAGTCCACCGACATGTAGCTGTCCAGCTTGGCGTATAGCTTTCGCCTCGCCACCGCCACGGTCTTCCGGGCCCCCAGGGCCTTGCCTATCACCGCGAAGAGCAGGTTCGCCTCGTCGCTCTCGGTGGCACACACGAGCCCATCCGCCTCCTCGATACCCTCCTGTCTGAGAAGGCCGTCGTCCGCCCCGTCCCCCTTCAGGACCAATGTCCGCTTAAGCTCCCCGGCGATCCGCTCGCACTTCTCCTCGTCGTGGTCGATGAGCCTCACGTCCAGGCTGGGATACCTCTCCTCCAGCTGCCTGGCCACCTGGAAGCCGATCTTCCCCCCACCTACGATTATCACCTTCCGCAGGGGGCGGCTCCGGTGCCCCTGGTAGACCTCCTCAAGCCGCCAGGCATCCTCCCGGGAGGTGACTATGTAGCACAGGTCCCCCGACTCGATGGTAATGTCCCCGTGGGGGACGTAGCCCCTCCCCTCCCGCTCGATGTATACGATGATGGCCACGTAGTTGGGGTACAGGGTCTTGAGGTCCCTGAGGGCCACCCCGACCAGCTTGGAATCTCTGGCCACCCGGAAGGCGTACACGCCCCACCTTCCGTCCATGAGCTCCCCGGTGTGCACCGTGGATCTCACCGACAGGAGCTCCAGGATCTCCCGGGCCACCGACCTCTCCGGGGAGTACATCACGTCTATGCCCAGGTCCTTGGCCCAGGTGGGGCTGTCGGTGAACTCCAGCCCCCTCGCCCGGGAGATGACCCGCTTGACCCCCGCCCTCTTGGCGATCCAGCAGGCCAGGATGTTAACCTCGTCGTGGTTAGTGCACGCCACCAGGAGATCCACCTGGCAGCCCGGGCAGACCCCCGCCTCCTCCAGCACCTGGGGACGGGCCCCGTTCCCCCGGACGGTTATGACATCCAGCTCCGAGTCCACCTTGTCGGCCCGTTCCTCATCCTCCTCCACCACCGTCACGTCGTGCCCCTCGGACGAGAGCGTCTGGGCCACCATGTAGCCCACCTCTCCGCCTCCCACCACCACTATCTTCAATTCCGATACCTCCAAGCGGTCCAGGATCGAACGCGGGACCGGGAGCACCGATGGCTCCCCACAAGCGGAACTAATTTACCATACCTACCCGCCGGGGCCATAGGGGCGGGGGCTAGGTCACCTCCCAGTCCTCCACCGGGCCCGGCACCACCTCCATCATGGGGTGGGGCTCCACCCGGGACACCGACCGGAGAGAGTTCCACCGGGCGGGATCCCGGACCTTCAGCTTCCCCATCAGGTGCTCCCACTCGTACATGAGCTGCCCCTCCGTTACGGGGATGGGGGAGCTGTCAAAGGACTCCCCCAGCTTGGACGGGTCGAACCGGTAGCCCCGGGACCGGGCCTCCTCCAGTACGAAAGCGAGGTAGGCGCTAACGGCCCCAACCGGGTGGGACATGCGCTTGAACCGGATGAGCTGCGGATGGTTCCGGTAGCCCACGGTTCCCCCCGAGAGGACCTTCCGGGCCAGGAGGGCCTCCCGCCACAGGGCCACTAGGCCCTTCGCATCCAGGTACTTGGGATGAATGGACCATAGCCTCAAGATAGCACCCCCCAAAGGCGAACCACTCCAGCCTTAACTAAAATGTAACCGAATCCATCCATGATCTGAAAGGGTTTCCGCCTATTATGCCACCGGAAACCCAATTTAGGAGGGATTTGATTTGGTCAAGGGTGCTTTGCTTCGCAGGATAGCCGGGGTAGCCGCCGCGGTGGCCCTCTTTGCCACCGCTGGGGCGGGATGCGGGATGGCCAAGGAGATGCCCAAGGAGCTGGTGGCCGCCGCCAAGCGGGAGGGGAAGCTTTTCACCGTGGGGATGCCCGACGACTGGGCCAACTGGAAGGACACCTGGCGGGATCTCAAGGCCATCTACGGGATAGAGCATCAGGACACGGACATGAGCTCCGCTCAGGAGATAGCCAAGTTCGCCGCGGAGGGCAAGAACGCCACGGCGGACATGGGGGACGTGGGGATAGCCTTCGGCCCCCTGGCGGTCAAGAAGGGGGTCACCCAGCCCTACAAGACCTCCTACTGGGACGAGATCCCGTCCTGGGCGAAGGACCGGGATGGTCACTGGATCGTTGGCTACACGGGGACCATCGCCTTCCTGGTGAACAAGGACCTGGTCAAGACCCCTCCCCGCTCCTGGAGGGACCTGCTCAAGGGGGATTACAAGGTGACCATAGGAGACGTGGGGGTGGCCGCCCAGGCCAACAGTGCGGTTCTGGCCTGCGCCTACGCCCTGGGGGGGCACGAAGGGAACCTGAAGCCTGCGGTGGACTTCTTCGCCCAGTTGGCCAAGGCGGGACGGCTGTCTACCAACGACCCCTCCATATCCATGATCCAGAAGGGTGAGGTGGCGGTTGGTATTCTATGGGACTTCAACGCCCTGAACTACGCGGACAAGGTGGGTAGGGACCGGTTCGAGATCCTTATCCCCTCGGACGGGAGCCTCATCTCCGGCTACGCCACCATAATAAACCGCTGGGCCAAGAACCCCAACGCGGCCAAGCTGGCCCGGGAGTACATCCTGAGCGACCGGGGGCAGATCAACCTGGCCAGGGGCTACGCCAGGCCTGTAAGGACCTCGGTGAAGCTTCCGGAGGACGTGAAGCGCAAGCTGCTGCCCCAGTCCCAGTACGCCAAGGCCAGGCCCATAAAGGACTTCGCCGCCTGGGAGAGGACCACCCAGGAGCTCCAGCGGGTTTGGCAGGAGAACGTGCTGATACATGTCAACCGATAGGGGGCTGGTACTGGTCCTTATCGACGGGCTCCCCTCCTGGGCCACGGTCCACATGGGCTCCTTGGGGGGGATGGTTGGGGCCCTTGGGGGGTACAGGGGTGACCTAAGGTCATCCCTTCCAACCCTGTCCAAGCCCCTCTATCACTCCATCTTCACCGGGAGGGAGCCGCTGGCTAGCGCCATGGCGTCCAACAGCTCCCCCCCTCCCCCGAGGGACCCGGGCAACCTCTTCGCCGCCGCCAGGG from Thermanaerovibrio acidaminovorans DSM 6589 includes:
- a CDS encoding TAXI family TRAP transporter solute-binding subunit is translated as MRRLVVSLFALALVVGAVSAVFAAPAPKAGWPSQLKFMAGPPGGNWFALGNAFADMWSREVLQTTSSSGGGVANIINADTKKGDLGFSVTSLLGAAIKGEQDFLGRPVKNAVVMANLYTQYTYFIMRKDFAQKHGITKLGDVFRKKVPVRMATLKPGTASEFVVKSLFMKGYGVTYKDIKKMGGSVEFASYDGGADLLADNHIDMFAFSVGKVASIVMNIESNTNVVILPVDDDALKALSDAYGTETFTINPGIYKSVTKPVKTVGDYTCVVIRKDLPENLVYELCKALWKNKDNLAKAVQDMKELNPKEAIPKGVPAHPGAVRFWKEAK
- the trkA gene encoding Trk system potassium transporter TrkA codes for the protein MLPVPRSILDRLEVSELKIVVVGGGEVGYMVAQTLSSEGHDVTVVEEDEERADKVDSELDVITVRGNGARPQVLEEAGVCPGCQVDLLVACTNHDEVNILACWIAKRAGVKRVISRARGLEFTDSPTWAKDLGIDVMYSPERSVAREILELLSVRSTVHTGELMDGRWGVYAFRVARDSKLVGVALRDLKTLYPNYVAIIVYIEREGRGYVPHGDITIESGDLCYIVTSREDAWRLEEVYQGHRSRPLRKVIIVGGGKIGFQVARQLEERYPSLDVRLIDHDEEKCERIAGELKRTLVLKGDGADDGLLRQEGIEEADGLVCATESDEANLLFAVIGKALGARKTVAVARRKLYAKLDSYMSVDSIVNPNSALASLILRHARYPGGSGVLSIIDKIDAEMFEAVLPEDSPAVGRPIIDLGLPKGIIVALAERRGHVFVPVGSSILMPGDRVIVFATADMMDDAIRYLGVN
- a CDS encoding pyrimidine dimer DNA glycosylase/endonuclease V yields the protein MRLWSIHPKYLDAKGLVALWREALLARKVLSGGTVGYRNHPQLIRFKRMSHPVGAVSAYLAFVLEEARSRGYRFDPSKLGESFDSSPIPVTEGQLMYEWEHLMGKLKVRDPARWNSLRSVSRVEPHPMMEVVPGPVEDWEVT
- a CDS encoding TrkH family potassium uptake protein, producing MRPRLVARVLSLMGGIVSLSMLWPLLWALYDGSRDRWPFVASIGIGLGVSGVLYLWGRGCQYRELGIKDGFAVVSLSWILASGIGALPFLLSGTVPTFADAFFEAISGFTTTGASVISDIEANPRGILFWRNLTHWLGGMGIIVLSLAILPFLGVGGMQLYKAEVPGPIKEKMTPRIQQTALYLWGVYVLLSGLQLLFLMAGGMGLFEALTHTFGTMATGGFSPLNKSIGQYDSAYFDWVITVFMFLAGVNFALHYRILTGRWSVMLRDEEFKLYGGITLVSALVVSGVLLLRGVYGSPLDALRFGTFQVVSIMTTTGYVTADFDLWPSSIRFLLLLLMFVGGCAGSTGGGMKNLRILVLARHVRAGLYSILHPNAVVHVRVGGKVVGKDVIASVTSFFVLYMGLFMLGTLAMAAMDLDIITAMSSVAATLGNIGPGLGGVGPMRNYAEIPQLGKWVLSLLMLMGRLELYTVMLLFFPETWRR
- a CDS encoding ABC transporter substrate-binding protein, which translates into the protein MVKGALLRRIAGVAAAVALFATAGAGCGMAKEMPKELVAAAKREGKLFTVGMPDDWANWKDTWRDLKAIYGIEHQDTDMSSAQEIAKFAAEGKNATADMGDVGIAFGPLAVKKGVTQPYKTSYWDEIPSWAKDRDGHWIVGYTGTIAFLVNKDLVKTPPRSWRDLLKGDYKVTIGDVGVAAQANSAVLACAYALGGHEGNLKPAVDFFAQLAKAGRLSTNDPSISMIQKGEVAVGILWDFNALNYADKVGRDRFEILIPSDGSLISGYATIINRWAKNPNAAKLAREYILSDRGQINLARGYARPVRTSVKLPEDVKRKLLPQSQYAKARPIKDFAAWERTTQELQRVWQENVLIHVNR